The proteins below come from a single Oryzias latipes chromosome 14, ASM223467v1 genomic window:
- the LOC101155708 gene encoding sodium/calcium exchanger 2 isoform X1, translated as MGPHPAQLFPLLFLLLLLCLPCTPLRPQLVERTFDPEQPQSSNSTPACAGVVECKPGILLPVWLPANPPVGEQAGRAVLYFLFLMYMFLGVSIIADRFMASIEVITSQEKKVTITKPNGETTVTTVRIWNETVSNLTLMALGSSAPEILLSVIEVCGHGFHAGELGPGTIVGSAAFNMFVIIGLCVWVIPDGESRKIKHLRVFFITSFWSIFAYIWLYLILAVISPGVVEVWEAVVTLLYFPLCVILAWIADRRLLFYKYMHKRYRADKRHGIVVEMEGDLAPKGIDVIMDSKLADSISCPGNSSSVTVSVQTGGELDQNQEEVVRILKDLKEKHPDKDLDQLIEMANYSALVQKKKSRAFYRIQATRMIIGAGNVLKKHAADHKRHAAGQDSDTCAHICFESAQYQCTESCGSLTLGVVLYGGTGQDTFYVDYCAENGSANAGSDYELTEGTLVFKPGETRKEIKVRILDDDIFEEDEHFFVRLQKLRLEEGGAEGTGTPPKGRLVEPLLATITILDDDHAGIFTFKQQVLRVSESTGMLPVTVVRNSGSRGTVAVPYHTEDGSARAGVDYEEARGELEFTNEQTSQTLQVRIINVEEYEKQENFFIVLENPKWLKRGLSALLLNQGTPAPEEAEARRICEMGKPILGEHSRLEVIIQEACDFKTPNGVLDQCTVDKLLKDTDLAGVIGTHSWKEQFMEALTVSAGDADEEGPEEQTPNCFDYFMHILCVFWKICFAFVPPTQYWNGWACFLVSICVIGMLTAVIGDLASHFGCTVGLRDGVTAVVFVALGTSVPDTFASKVAAVQDQYADASVGNVTGSNAVNVFLGIGLAWSVAAVYWEVKGIAFKVDPGSLAFSVTLYTIFAFVAMAVLMVRRRPSFGGELGGPRVSKILTSLLLFGLWFLYILFSSLEAYCHIQGF; from the exons ATGGGGCCCCATCCCGCTCAGCTCTTCCCACTCTTATTCCTGCTTCTCCTCCTGTGCCTCCCTTGCACCCCCCTTCGGCCTCAGCTTGTGGAGCGAACCTTTGACCCCGAGCAGCCTCAGTCTTCTAACTCCACGCCGGCGTGTGCAGGTGTGGTGGAGTGCAAACCCGGCATCCTGCTGCCAGTGTGGCTGCCAGCCAACCCCCCTGTGGGGGAGCAGGCAGGGAGGGCTGTTCTCTACTTCCTGTTCCTCATGTACATGTTCCTGGGCGTGTCCATTATTGCAGACCGCTTCATGGCATCCATAGAAGTGATCACATCTCAG gaaaaaaaggtgACTATCACCAAACCCAACGGTGAAACCACGGTGACCACAGTACGGATCTGGAACGAGACAGTTTCCAACCTGACCCTCATGGCCCTGGGCTCCTCTGCACCTGAGATCCTGCTCTCTGTCATCGAG GTCTGTGGGCACGGCTTTCATGCTGGGGAGCTCGGGCCCGGCACCATCGTGGGGAGTGCCGCCTTCAACATGTTTGTGATCATCGGCCTGTGCGTGTGGGTGATTCCTGATGGAGAGTCTCGCAAAATCAAACACCTGAGAGTGTTTTTCATCACCTCCTTCTGGAGCATCTTTGCCTACATCTGGCTCTACCTCATCCTGGCCGTCATCTCCCCGGGAGTCGTGGAG GTGTGGGAAGCTGTGGTGACGCTGCTGTACTTTCCATTGTGTGTGATACTGGCTTGGATCGCTGACCGCCGCCTGCTCTTCTACAAATACATGCATAAGCGTTACCGTGCCGACAAGAGGCATGGCATCGTGGTGGAAATGGAAGGAGACCTGGCCCCCAAAGGCATTGATGTGATCATGGACAGCAAGCTGGCAGACAGCATTTCGTGCCCTGGGAACTCCTCCAGTGTTACCGTCTCAGTACAGACTGGAGGTGAACTGGACCAGAACCAGGAGGAG GTGGTACGTATCCTGAAGGACCTGAAGGAGAAACACCCAGACAAAGACCTGGACCAACTGATCGAGATGGCCAACTACTCTGCTCTGGTTCAAAAGAAGAAGAGCCGTGCATTCTACCGCATCCAGGCTACCCGCATGATCATCGGTGCTGGAAACGTCTTAAAGAAACATGCCGCCGACCACAAACGGCATGCAGCAGGCCAGGACAGCGACACGTgtgcacacatttgttttgaaaGTGCGCAGTATCAGTGCACGGAGAGCTGTGGCTCCCTGACCCTGGGTGTGGTCTTGTATGGGGGCACAGGCCAGGACACCTTCTATGTGGACTACTGCGCTGAAAACGGGTCTGCCAACGCTGGATCAGACTATGAGCTCACCGAGGGAACGCTTGTGTTTAAACCAGGAGAAACTCGCAAAGAGATCAAG GTACGCATCTTGGATGACGACATTTTTGAAGAGGATGAACACTTCTTTGTGCGCCTTCAGAAACTGCGGTTGGAGGAAGGAGGAGCTGAAGGGACTGGAACTCCACCCAAGGGCAGACTAGTGGAGCCTCTTCTTGCCACCATCACAATCTTGGATGATGACCATGCAGGAATTTTTACCTTCAAGCAGCAGGTACTGCGAGTGAGCGAGAGCACCGGCATGCTCCCGGTGACCGTGGTGAGGAACTCTGGCTCCAGGGGCACGGTGGCCGTGCCGTATCACACAGAAGACGGGAGCGCCAGGGCTGGAGTGGACTACGAGGAAGCCAGAGGGGAGCTGGAGTTCACCAACGAGCAGACCAG TCAGACATTACAGGTGCGCATCATAAACGTGGAGGAGTACGAGAAGCAGGAGAACTTCTTCATTGTGCTGGAAAACCCCAAGTGGCTGAAGCGAGGACTGTCAG CACTGCTGCTGAATCAGG GAACCCCAGCACCTGAGGAGGCAGAGGCTCGGCGGATCTGTGAAATGGGCAAACCCATTCTGGGGGAGCACAGCAGGCTGGAGGTCATCATACAGGAGGCCTGTGATTTTAAG ACGCCCAACGGAGTATTAGACCAG TGCACTGTGGACAAACTCCTCAAAGACACCGACCTGGCTGGAGTGATCGGCACGCACTCCTGGAAGGAGCAGTTCATGGAAGCGCTCACCGTCAGTGCTG GTGATGCAGATGAGGAGGGACCGGAGGAGCAGACGCCTAACTGTTTCGACTATTTCATGCACATATTGTGCGTTTTCTGGAAGATTTGTTTTGCCTTTGTCCCCCCCACTCAGTACTGGAACGGCTGGGCCTGCTTCCTTGTGTCCATCTGTGTCATTGGTATGTTAACTGCTGTCATCGGAGACCTGGCTTCCCACTTTGGCTGCACGGTTGGCCTCAGAGACGGCGTCACCGCAGTGGTCTTTGTAGCTCTGGGAACTTCCGTTCCAG ATACTTTTGCCAGTAAAGTGGCTGCCGTTCAGGACCAGTATGCCGACGCATCTGTGGGAAATGTGACCGGAAGCAATGCGGTGAACGTGTTTTTGGGCATCGGTTTGGCCTGGTCTGTGGCTGCTGTGTACTGGGAGGTCAAAGGGATTGCCTTCAAGGTGGATCCTGGTTCCCTGGCCTTCTCTGTCACGCTTTACACCATTTTTGCCTTTGTTGCTATGGCAGTGTTGATGGTACGCAGAAGACCCTCCTTCGGTGGTGAACTAGGAGGACCACGAGTCAGCAAAATTCTCACCTCCCTGCTGCTCTTTGGGCTGTGGTTCCTCTACATCCTGTTCTCCAGCCTGGAGGCCTACTGCCATATTCAAGGCTTCTGA
- the LOC101155708 gene encoding sodium/calcium exchanger 2 isoform X2 yields MGPHPAQLFPLLFLLLLLCLPCTPLRPQLVERTFDPEQPQSSNSTPACAGVVECKPGILLPVWLPANPPVGEQAGRAVLYFLFLMYMFLGVSIIADRFMASIEVITSQEKKVTITKPNGETTVTTVRIWNETVSNLTLMALGSSAPEILLSVIEVCGHGFHAGELGPGTIVGSAAFNMFVIIGLCVWVIPDGESRKIKHLRVFFITSFWSIFAYIWLYLILAVISPGVVEVWEAVVTLLYFPLCVILAWIADRRLLFYKYMHKRYRADKRHGIVVEMEGDLAPKGIDVIMDSKLADSISCPGNSSSVTVSVQTGGELDQNQEEVVRILKDLKEKHPDKDLDQLIEMANYSALVQKKKSRAFYRIQATRMIIGAGNVLKKHAADHKRHAAGQDSDTCAHICFESAQYQCTESCGSLTLGVVLYGGTGQDTFYVDYCAENGSANAGSDYELTEGTLVFKPGETRKEIKVRILDDDIFEEDEHFFVRLQKLRLEEGGAEGTGTPPKGRLVEPLLATITILDDDHAGIFTFKQQVLRVSESTGMLPVTVVRNSGSRGTVAVPYHTEDGSARAGVDYEEARGELEFTNEQTSQTLQVRIINVEEYEKQENFFIVLENPKWLKRGLSGTPAPEEAEARRICEMGKPILGEHSRLEVIIQEACDFKTPNGVLDQCTVDKLLKDTDLAGVIGTHSWKEQFMEALTVSAGDADEEGPEEQTPNCFDYFMHILCVFWKICFAFVPPTQYWNGWACFLVSICVIGMLTAVIGDLASHFGCTVGLRDGVTAVVFVALGTSVPDTFASKVAAVQDQYADASVGNVTGSNAVNVFLGIGLAWSVAAVYWEVKGIAFKVDPGSLAFSVTLYTIFAFVAMAVLMVRRRPSFGGELGGPRVSKILTSLLLFGLWFLYILFSSLEAYCHIQGF; encoded by the exons ATGGGGCCCCATCCCGCTCAGCTCTTCCCACTCTTATTCCTGCTTCTCCTCCTGTGCCTCCCTTGCACCCCCCTTCGGCCTCAGCTTGTGGAGCGAACCTTTGACCCCGAGCAGCCTCAGTCTTCTAACTCCACGCCGGCGTGTGCAGGTGTGGTGGAGTGCAAACCCGGCATCCTGCTGCCAGTGTGGCTGCCAGCCAACCCCCCTGTGGGGGAGCAGGCAGGGAGGGCTGTTCTCTACTTCCTGTTCCTCATGTACATGTTCCTGGGCGTGTCCATTATTGCAGACCGCTTCATGGCATCCATAGAAGTGATCACATCTCAG gaaaaaaaggtgACTATCACCAAACCCAACGGTGAAACCACGGTGACCACAGTACGGATCTGGAACGAGACAGTTTCCAACCTGACCCTCATGGCCCTGGGCTCCTCTGCACCTGAGATCCTGCTCTCTGTCATCGAG GTCTGTGGGCACGGCTTTCATGCTGGGGAGCTCGGGCCCGGCACCATCGTGGGGAGTGCCGCCTTCAACATGTTTGTGATCATCGGCCTGTGCGTGTGGGTGATTCCTGATGGAGAGTCTCGCAAAATCAAACACCTGAGAGTGTTTTTCATCACCTCCTTCTGGAGCATCTTTGCCTACATCTGGCTCTACCTCATCCTGGCCGTCATCTCCCCGGGAGTCGTGGAG GTGTGGGAAGCTGTGGTGACGCTGCTGTACTTTCCATTGTGTGTGATACTGGCTTGGATCGCTGACCGCCGCCTGCTCTTCTACAAATACATGCATAAGCGTTACCGTGCCGACAAGAGGCATGGCATCGTGGTGGAAATGGAAGGAGACCTGGCCCCCAAAGGCATTGATGTGATCATGGACAGCAAGCTGGCAGACAGCATTTCGTGCCCTGGGAACTCCTCCAGTGTTACCGTCTCAGTACAGACTGGAGGTGAACTGGACCAGAACCAGGAGGAG GTGGTACGTATCCTGAAGGACCTGAAGGAGAAACACCCAGACAAAGACCTGGACCAACTGATCGAGATGGCCAACTACTCTGCTCTGGTTCAAAAGAAGAAGAGCCGTGCATTCTACCGCATCCAGGCTACCCGCATGATCATCGGTGCTGGAAACGTCTTAAAGAAACATGCCGCCGACCACAAACGGCATGCAGCAGGCCAGGACAGCGACACGTgtgcacacatttgttttgaaaGTGCGCAGTATCAGTGCACGGAGAGCTGTGGCTCCCTGACCCTGGGTGTGGTCTTGTATGGGGGCACAGGCCAGGACACCTTCTATGTGGACTACTGCGCTGAAAACGGGTCTGCCAACGCTGGATCAGACTATGAGCTCACCGAGGGAACGCTTGTGTTTAAACCAGGAGAAACTCGCAAAGAGATCAAG GTACGCATCTTGGATGACGACATTTTTGAAGAGGATGAACACTTCTTTGTGCGCCTTCAGAAACTGCGGTTGGAGGAAGGAGGAGCTGAAGGGACTGGAACTCCACCCAAGGGCAGACTAGTGGAGCCTCTTCTTGCCACCATCACAATCTTGGATGATGACCATGCAGGAATTTTTACCTTCAAGCAGCAGGTACTGCGAGTGAGCGAGAGCACCGGCATGCTCCCGGTGACCGTGGTGAGGAACTCTGGCTCCAGGGGCACGGTGGCCGTGCCGTATCACACAGAAGACGGGAGCGCCAGGGCTGGAGTGGACTACGAGGAAGCCAGAGGGGAGCTGGAGTTCACCAACGAGCAGACCAG TCAGACATTACAGGTGCGCATCATAAACGTGGAGGAGTACGAGAAGCAGGAGAACTTCTTCATTGTGCTGGAAAACCCCAAGTGGCTGAAGCGAGGACTGTCAG GAACCCCAGCACCTGAGGAGGCAGAGGCTCGGCGGATCTGTGAAATGGGCAAACCCATTCTGGGGGAGCACAGCAGGCTGGAGGTCATCATACAGGAGGCCTGTGATTTTAAG ACGCCCAACGGAGTATTAGACCAG TGCACTGTGGACAAACTCCTCAAAGACACCGACCTGGCTGGAGTGATCGGCACGCACTCCTGGAAGGAGCAGTTCATGGAAGCGCTCACCGTCAGTGCTG GTGATGCAGATGAGGAGGGACCGGAGGAGCAGACGCCTAACTGTTTCGACTATTTCATGCACATATTGTGCGTTTTCTGGAAGATTTGTTTTGCCTTTGTCCCCCCCACTCAGTACTGGAACGGCTGGGCCTGCTTCCTTGTGTCCATCTGTGTCATTGGTATGTTAACTGCTGTCATCGGAGACCTGGCTTCCCACTTTGGCTGCACGGTTGGCCTCAGAGACGGCGTCACCGCAGTGGTCTTTGTAGCTCTGGGAACTTCCGTTCCAG ATACTTTTGCCAGTAAAGTGGCTGCCGTTCAGGACCAGTATGCCGACGCATCTGTGGGAAATGTGACCGGAAGCAATGCGGTGAACGTGTTTTTGGGCATCGGTTTGGCCTGGTCTGTGGCTGCTGTGTACTGGGAGGTCAAAGGGATTGCCTTCAAGGTGGATCCTGGTTCCCTGGCCTTCTCTGTCACGCTTTACACCATTTTTGCCTTTGTTGCTATGGCAGTGTTGATGGTACGCAGAAGACCCTCCTTCGGTGGTGAACTAGGAGGACCACGAGTCAGCAAAATTCTCACCTCCCTGCTGCTCTTTGGGCTGTGGTTCCTCTACATCCTGTTCTCCAGCCTGGAGGCCTACTGCCATATTCAAGGCTTCTGA
- the LOC101155708 gene encoding sodium/calcium exchanger 2 isoform X3: MGPHPAQLFPLLFLLLLLCLPCTPLRPQLVERTFDPEQPQSSNSTPACAGVVECKPGILLPVWLPANPPVGEQAGRAVLYFLFLMYMFLGVSIIADRFMASIEVITSQEKKVTITKPNGETTVTTVRIWNETVSNLTLMALGSSAPEILLSVIEVCGHGFHAGELGPGTIVGSAAFNMFVIIGLCVWVIPDGESRKIKHLRVFFITSFWSIFAYIWLYLILAVISPGVVEVWEAVVTLLYFPLCVILAWIADRRLLFYKYMHKRYRADKRHGIVVEMEGDLAPKGIDVIMDSKLADSISCPGNSSSVTVSVQTGGELDQNQEEVVRILKDLKEKHPDKDLDQLIEMANYSALVQKKKSRAFYRIQATRMIIGAGNVLKKHAADHKRHAAGQDSDTCAHICFESAQYQCTESCGSLTLGVVLYGGTGQDTFYVDYCAENGSANAGSDYELTEGTLVFKPGETRKEIKVRILDDDIFEEDEHFFVRLQKLRLEEGGAEGTGTPPKGRLVEPLLATITILDDDHAGIFTFKQQVLRVSESTGMLPVTVVRNSGSRGTVAVPYHTEDGSARAGVDYEEARGELEFTNEQTSQTLQVRIINVEEYEKQENFFIVLENPKWLKRGLSGTPAPEEAEARRICEMGKPILGEHSRLEVIIQEACDFKCTVDKLLKDTDLAGVIGTHSWKEQFMEALTVSAGDADEEGPEEQTPNCFDYFMHILCVFWKICFAFVPPTQYWNGWACFLVSICVIGMLTAVIGDLASHFGCTVGLRDGVTAVVFVALGTSVPDTFASKVAAVQDQYADASVGNVTGSNAVNVFLGIGLAWSVAAVYWEVKGIAFKVDPGSLAFSVTLYTIFAFVAMAVLMVRRRPSFGGELGGPRVSKILTSLLLFGLWFLYILFSSLEAYCHIQGF, translated from the exons ATGGGGCCCCATCCCGCTCAGCTCTTCCCACTCTTATTCCTGCTTCTCCTCCTGTGCCTCCCTTGCACCCCCCTTCGGCCTCAGCTTGTGGAGCGAACCTTTGACCCCGAGCAGCCTCAGTCTTCTAACTCCACGCCGGCGTGTGCAGGTGTGGTGGAGTGCAAACCCGGCATCCTGCTGCCAGTGTGGCTGCCAGCCAACCCCCCTGTGGGGGAGCAGGCAGGGAGGGCTGTTCTCTACTTCCTGTTCCTCATGTACATGTTCCTGGGCGTGTCCATTATTGCAGACCGCTTCATGGCATCCATAGAAGTGATCACATCTCAG gaaaaaaaggtgACTATCACCAAACCCAACGGTGAAACCACGGTGACCACAGTACGGATCTGGAACGAGACAGTTTCCAACCTGACCCTCATGGCCCTGGGCTCCTCTGCACCTGAGATCCTGCTCTCTGTCATCGAG GTCTGTGGGCACGGCTTTCATGCTGGGGAGCTCGGGCCCGGCACCATCGTGGGGAGTGCCGCCTTCAACATGTTTGTGATCATCGGCCTGTGCGTGTGGGTGATTCCTGATGGAGAGTCTCGCAAAATCAAACACCTGAGAGTGTTTTTCATCACCTCCTTCTGGAGCATCTTTGCCTACATCTGGCTCTACCTCATCCTGGCCGTCATCTCCCCGGGAGTCGTGGAG GTGTGGGAAGCTGTGGTGACGCTGCTGTACTTTCCATTGTGTGTGATACTGGCTTGGATCGCTGACCGCCGCCTGCTCTTCTACAAATACATGCATAAGCGTTACCGTGCCGACAAGAGGCATGGCATCGTGGTGGAAATGGAAGGAGACCTGGCCCCCAAAGGCATTGATGTGATCATGGACAGCAAGCTGGCAGACAGCATTTCGTGCCCTGGGAACTCCTCCAGTGTTACCGTCTCAGTACAGACTGGAGGTGAACTGGACCAGAACCAGGAGGAG GTGGTACGTATCCTGAAGGACCTGAAGGAGAAACACCCAGACAAAGACCTGGACCAACTGATCGAGATGGCCAACTACTCTGCTCTGGTTCAAAAGAAGAAGAGCCGTGCATTCTACCGCATCCAGGCTACCCGCATGATCATCGGTGCTGGAAACGTCTTAAAGAAACATGCCGCCGACCACAAACGGCATGCAGCAGGCCAGGACAGCGACACGTgtgcacacatttgttttgaaaGTGCGCAGTATCAGTGCACGGAGAGCTGTGGCTCCCTGACCCTGGGTGTGGTCTTGTATGGGGGCACAGGCCAGGACACCTTCTATGTGGACTACTGCGCTGAAAACGGGTCTGCCAACGCTGGATCAGACTATGAGCTCACCGAGGGAACGCTTGTGTTTAAACCAGGAGAAACTCGCAAAGAGATCAAG GTACGCATCTTGGATGACGACATTTTTGAAGAGGATGAACACTTCTTTGTGCGCCTTCAGAAACTGCGGTTGGAGGAAGGAGGAGCTGAAGGGACTGGAACTCCACCCAAGGGCAGACTAGTGGAGCCTCTTCTTGCCACCATCACAATCTTGGATGATGACCATGCAGGAATTTTTACCTTCAAGCAGCAGGTACTGCGAGTGAGCGAGAGCACCGGCATGCTCCCGGTGACCGTGGTGAGGAACTCTGGCTCCAGGGGCACGGTGGCCGTGCCGTATCACACAGAAGACGGGAGCGCCAGGGCTGGAGTGGACTACGAGGAAGCCAGAGGGGAGCTGGAGTTCACCAACGAGCAGACCAG TCAGACATTACAGGTGCGCATCATAAACGTGGAGGAGTACGAGAAGCAGGAGAACTTCTTCATTGTGCTGGAAAACCCCAAGTGGCTGAAGCGAGGACTGTCAG GAACCCCAGCACCTGAGGAGGCAGAGGCTCGGCGGATCTGTGAAATGGGCAAACCCATTCTGGGGGAGCACAGCAGGCTGGAGGTCATCATACAGGAGGCCTGTGATTTTAAG TGCACTGTGGACAAACTCCTCAAAGACACCGACCTGGCTGGAGTGATCGGCACGCACTCCTGGAAGGAGCAGTTCATGGAAGCGCTCACCGTCAGTGCTG GTGATGCAGATGAGGAGGGACCGGAGGAGCAGACGCCTAACTGTTTCGACTATTTCATGCACATATTGTGCGTTTTCTGGAAGATTTGTTTTGCCTTTGTCCCCCCCACTCAGTACTGGAACGGCTGGGCCTGCTTCCTTGTGTCCATCTGTGTCATTGGTATGTTAACTGCTGTCATCGGAGACCTGGCTTCCCACTTTGGCTGCACGGTTGGCCTCAGAGACGGCGTCACCGCAGTGGTCTTTGTAGCTCTGGGAACTTCCGTTCCAG ATACTTTTGCCAGTAAAGTGGCTGCCGTTCAGGACCAGTATGCCGACGCATCTGTGGGAAATGTGACCGGAAGCAATGCGGTGAACGTGTTTTTGGGCATCGGTTTGGCCTGGTCTGTGGCTGCTGTGTACTGGGAGGTCAAAGGGATTGCCTTCAAGGTGGATCCTGGTTCCCTGGCCTTCTCTGTCACGCTTTACACCATTTTTGCCTTTGTTGCTATGGCAGTGTTGATGGTACGCAGAAGACCCTCCTTCGGTGGTGAACTAGGAGGACCACGAGTCAGCAAAATTCTCACCTCCCTGCTGCTCTTTGGGCTGTGGTTCCTCTACATCCTGTTCTCCAGCCTGGAGGCCTACTGCCATATTCAAGGCTTCTGA